One genomic window of Triplophysa rosa unplaced genomic scaffold, Trosa_1v2 scaffold716, whole genome shotgun sequence includes the following:
- the LOC130551157 gene encoding dynein beta chain, ciliary-like encodes EIPDLFPDDEVENIIGSLRNEVRGLGLTDTRENCWKFFIDRVRRQLKVALCFSPVGSKLRVRSRKFPAVVNCTAINWFHEWPQEALESVSLRFLQEVEHIQPEVKDSVSKFMAYVHVSVNKTSRDYLANERRYNYTTPKSFLEQIKLYQNLLALKKKDLTTKMERLENGLEKLNSTTAQ; translated from the exons GTGAAATCCCTGATCTCTTTCCTGATGACGAGGTGGAGAACATCATCGGTTCTTTAAGAAATGAAGTGCGTGGCCTGGGTCTCACGGACACGAGGGAAAACTGCTGGAAGTTCTTCATCGACCGCGTTCGTAGGCAACTCAAA GTGGCCCTGTGTTTCTCACCGGTGGGCAGCAAGCTCAGAGTACGCAGTCGAAAATTTCCAGCGGTGGTCAACTGCACTGCCATCAATTGGTTCCACGAGTGGCCACAGGAGGCCTTGGAGTCGGTCAGTCTGAGGTTCCTACAGGAGGTAGAGCACATCCAG CCAGAGGTGAAGGACTCAGTGAGTAAGTTCATGGCCTATGTGCATGTAAGCGTGAACAAGACCTCGAGGGACTACCTAGCCAATGAGAGGCGGTATAACTACACTACACCCAAGTCCTTCCTGGAGCAGATCAAGCTGTATCAGAACTTGCTGGCGCTTAAGAAAAAGGATCTCACCACGAAGATGGAACGACTGGA